In one Alnus glutinosa chromosome 14, dhAlnGlut1.1, whole genome shotgun sequence genomic region, the following are encoded:
- the LOC133856540 gene encoding uncharacterized protein LOC133856540 yields MDAPQQLSSLSCKLTIMQAKNVDFKSTGTLFVRYFLSAGNNKRIRLNTREISSRSDLSWNESFSLDCFGTQDSTDNLKQENVVFELRWRSKVPVFGRIGGSQLLGRAEIPWKEVCDSPNMEMEKWVTMISTMVHVGDSNPPKLQVGMKVEVPAMEEMGRRRNGKVKKWDECGCKDVHGYNCEDYDIFALAAGLEAF; encoded by the coding sequence ATGGATGCTCCTCAGCagctttcttctctttcttgtaAACTGACTATCATGCAAGCCAAAAACGTGGACTTCAAGTCCACTGGCACGCTCTTTGTTAGATACTTTCTTTCTGCAGGAAACAACAAAAGAATTCGGCTTAACACCCGAGAGATCTCCTCCAGATCCGACCTCTCTTGGAACGAGTCCTTCTCGTTGGATTGCTTTGGTACGCAAGACTCCACGGACAATCTAAAGCAAGAAAACGTGGTTTTCGAGCTACGGTGGAGGAGCAAAGTACCTGTTTTTGGGAGGATTGGGGGGTCACAGCTCTTGGGGAGGGCAGAGATTCCGTGGAAAGAAGTCTGTGACTCACCGAACATGGAAATGGAGAAGTGGGTCACGATGATTTCGACCATGGTACACGTGGGTGACAGCAATCCACCTAAGCTGCAAGTGGGGATGAAAGTTGAAGTTCCTGCAATGGAGGAGATGGGGAGAAGGAGAAATGGGAAGGTTAAGAAGTGGGATGAGTGTGGGTGTAAAGATGTTCATGGATACAATTGTGAAGATTATGATATTTTTGCACTAGCGGCTGGTTTGGAGGCCTTTTAG